The following proteins are co-located in the Microcystis wesenbergii NRERC-220 genome:
- a CDS encoding glycosyltransferase family 4 protein, with protein MKIAIITATPQNVKLGSGTFVTNIHLTNELRSQGHLVDVFSPAKASGPLGYMAHRFLWNWRLHPRRFDHYDVVVGYDMDGYAISDRLKVPFIVYIHGIIADEATFERGWVRTSLELMAKAEKVSVHRAALVISTSEYSRTRLKQLYQYDGNIEIVHPLIDLKGWDAAVASVKYEEKNREQRRPTVFCVGVQYPRKNVATLIRAAAILRRQIPDLEVRIASKGPEWNNLRRLAQELNLEQNVNFLGYLSYQELIQEYLDCQVFCLPSLQEGFGLVFAEAMASYKPIVASRSSSTPELIEDGVQGLLANPLDAEDLASKLAEVLLNPEKARSLGKAGRAKVSEFDAPIIAQRFSQLLTNFLEK; from the coding sequence ATGAAGATAGCAATCATCACAGCAACTCCCCAAAATGTCAAGCTCGGAAGTGGTACTTTCGTCACCAATATCCATCTGACTAACGAGTTACGCTCCCAGGGTCATCTGGTTGATGTCTTCTCGCCAGCCAAAGCATCGGGGCCGTTAGGCTATATGGCGCATCGCTTTCTTTGGAATTGGCGACTCCATCCCCGTCGCTTTGACCACTATGATGTGGTGGTAGGTTACGATATGGATGGTTACGCCATCAGCGATCGCCTGAAAGTCCCTTTTATCGTTTATATTCACGGTATTATTGCCGATGAAGCCACCTTTGAGCGGGGTTGGGTGCGAACTTCCTTAGAATTGATGGCAAAGGCCGAGAAAGTGAGCGTCCATCGTGCGGCTCTGGTCATCTCTACCAGTGAATATTCGCGTACTAGACTCAAGCAACTTTATCAGTATGATGGCAATATCGAGATTGTTCATCCTCTAATTGATCTCAAAGGGTGGGATGCAGCGGTCGCCTCGGTCAAGTATGAGGAAAAAAACCGCGAGCAGAGGAGGCCGACGGTGTTTTGTGTCGGTGTCCAGTATCCCCGCAAAAATGTTGCCACTTTAATCCGCGCCGCCGCAATTCTCCGCCGTCAAATACCTGATCTAGAGGTAAGAATTGCCAGCAAAGGTCCTGAATGGAATAATTTACGCCGTCTAGCACAAGAACTCAATTTAGAGCAAAATGTTAATTTTCTCGGCTATCTTTCCTATCAAGAACTGATCCAAGAATATCTTGATTGTCAAGTTTTTTGTTTACCTAGTCTGCAAGAAGGATTTGGCCTAGTTTTTGCTGAAGCTATGGCCAGTTATAAACCGATTGTCGCCAGTCGTTCTTCCTCGACACCGGAGTTGATTGAAGATGGTGTACAAGGTCTATTAGCCAATCCCTTAGATGCTGAAGATTTAGCCAGTAAATTAGCAGAAGTGCTTCTAAATCCAGAAAAAGCTCGTTCCTTAGGGAAAGCAGGTAGAGCGAAAGTTTCAGAATTTGATGCACCGATTATTGCCCAACGTTTCAGTCAGTTATTAACCAATTTTCTAGAAAAATAG
- a CDS encoding DedA family protein encodes MSLELLSLENIEEIAHQYGYWAVFIGITLENTGIPIPGETITIVGGFLAGSGDLNYWLVLVSAITGAVLGDNFGYWLGRAGGWPFLLKVGKFFRIPPQKLELAKDQFSKNAPRAVFFGRFVALLRIFAGPMAGIARMPYGRFFLCNLGGATVWATIMVTLSFFLGRLFPLHQLVSSMARFGILALIIVLAWTIIHPILESRKKVA; translated from the coding sequence ATGTCCCTAGAGCTATTATCCCTAGAAAATATTGAAGAAATCGCCCACCAATACGGATACTGGGCAGTATTTATCGGCATCACCCTCGAAAATACCGGGATTCCCATCCCCGGGGAAACCATCACAATTGTCGGCGGCTTCCTTGCCGGTAGCGGTGATTTGAACTATTGGTTAGTTTTAGTCAGCGCAATTACAGGAGCAGTTTTGGGCGATAATTTTGGCTATTGGCTCGGTCGCGCTGGAGGTTGGCCGTTTTTGTTAAAAGTTGGCAAATTCTTTCGGATTCCCCCCCAAAAACTAGAATTAGCCAAGGATCAATTTAGTAAAAATGCACCCCGGGCGGTCTTTTTCGGTCGTTTCGTGGCTTTGTTAAGAATCTTTGCCGGTCCCATGGCGGGAATTGCCCGAATGCCCTACGGTCGCTTTTTCCTCTGTAATCTCGGTGGGGCAACGGTGTGGGCGACGATTATGGTGACATTATCTTTCTTTTTAGGCCGTTTGTTCCCCTTGCACCAGTTAGTTAGTTCTATGGCTCGTTTTGGTATCTTGGCTTTAATTATCGTCCTGGCCTGGACAATTATTCACCCCATCCTTGAGTCACGGAAAAAGGTGGCTTAA
- a CDS encoding endonuclease/exonuclease/phosphatase family protein has product MKLTAMSFNIRYDKPDTDERNWRVRREAVAALIAHYSPDIIGTQEARANQLLDLHRLLPKYQSLGSDRRGTGLDEHCAILYQPSRLKCLEIYEFWLSETPDIIGSITEAWGNPYPRMVTGAKFRTLEGQTLQFYNTHLDYYSDQAKDLGAKCIQEHFCQLNLTKDYLFLTGDFNVNSQQLPRQILTQPLQSEIRLKDALADLELAEQMSFNNYTDTPYLAIDTIYYDSRLQLDWAKVDPSRWLNLIPSDHYPVIAAFTLP; this is encoded by the coding sequence ATGAAACTAACAGCAATGTCCTTTAATATTCGCTACGATAAACCCGATACCGATGAGCGTAATTGGCGAGTAAGAAGGGAAGCCGTAGCGGCTTTAATTGCTCACTATTCTCCCGATATAATTGGTACTCAGGAAGCTCGCGCTAATCAACTATTGGATCTACACCGTTTATTGCCAAAATACCAAAGTTTAGGTAGTGATCGCAGGGGGACAGGATTAGATGAACATTGTGCGATTTTATATCAACCAAGTCGGTTAAAATGTTTAGAAATATACGAATTTTGGCTATCAGAAACTCCCGATATTATTGGCAGTATCACTGAAGCTTGGGGTAATCCTTATCCCCGCATGGTAACGGGAGCTAAATTTCGCACTCTTGAGGGGCAAACTTTGCAGTTTTATAACACCCATCTCGATTACTATAGTGACCAAGCTAAGGACTTAGGGGCTAAGTGCATACAGGAGCATTTTTGTCAACTAAATTTAACAAAAGATTACCTATTTTTAACGGGGGATTTTAATGTTAATTCTCAGCAATTACCCCGTCAGATTTTAACTCAACCTCTCCAGTCAGAAATTAGATTAAAGGATGCTTTAGCCGATTTGGAATTAGCCGAACAAATGAGCTTTAATAATTACACCGATACCCCCTATTTAGCCATCGATACCATTTATTATGATAGCCGTTTGCAGTTAGATTGGGCAAAAGTCGATCCTTCTCGTTGGCTGAATCTTATTCCTTCCGATCATTATCCCGTAATTGCTGCTTTTACCTTGCCCTAA
- the pyrR gene encoding bifunctional pyr operon transcriptional regulator/uracil phosphoribosyltransferase PyrR encodes MTPQLIEILSADEIRRTITRLASEVIEKSGDLNNLILIGIYTRGVPLANLIASQIESLEGVKVPVGAIDITFYRDDLDRIKTRTPAKTKMPLDVTGKTVILVDDVIYKGRTIRAAFNAIIEYGRPQKIRLLVLVDRGHRELPIHPDFTGKKLPTAAEEQVKVYLQEIDGKDGVELIK; translated from the coding sequence ATGACCCCACAGTTAATTGAAATTCTCTCGGCTGACGAAATTCGTCGCACCATTACCCGTTTAGCTTCCGAAGTTATCGAAAAAAGTGGCGATTTAAATAACTTGATTTTGATCGGTATCTACACGCGAGGAGTGCCTTTAGCTAATTTAATTGCTAGTCAAATTGAGAGCTTAGAAGGGGTAAAAGTTCCCGTGGGAGCGATCGATATTACCTTCTATCGCGACGATCTTGATCGCATTAAAACCCGCACTCCTGCTAAAACCAAAATGCCCCTAGATGTCACGGGAAAAACCGTGATTTTAGTCGATGATGTTATCTATAAAGGTCGCACGATCCGCGCCGCTTTCAATGCTATTATTGAGTATGGCAGACCGCAAAAAATCCGCTTATTAGTCCTCGTTGATCGTGGTCATCGGGAATTACCAATTCACCCGGATTTTACGGGCAAAAAACTACCCACTGCAGCCGAGGAACAGGTAAAGGTTTATCTACAAGAGATTGACGGCAAAGATGGGGTGGAATTAATCAAATAA
- a CDS encoding pentapeptide repeat-containing protein yields MTFPSIDLLAIRQGQIKDLAGMNLSGADLAGADLAGANLRANLRGADLTGANLRGADFRNADLRGAILLDAIVTGASLAGAFLAGAVFNHLDLSGADFRGVDGRGVSFVGAILTQADFTSANLSGADLSATDLEEAIFFGAILRGTNFTDANLLCASLASAVTPGAIFDRACLEGTGLT; encoded by the coding sequence ATGACTTTTCCCAGTATTGATTTATTAGCAATTCGTCAGGGTCAGATAAAAGATTTAGCGGGCATGAACTTGTCAGGGGCTGATTTAGCGGGTGCAGACCTAGCAGGGGCGAATTTACGGGCAAATTTGCGCGGTGCTGACCTAACTGGGGCAAATTTAAGGGGAGCAGATTTTCGGAATGCCGATTTACGCGGGGCAATTCTCCTCGATGCGATCGTGACCGGGGCAAGTTTGGCCGGTGCTTTTTTAGCCGGGGCGGTTTTTAATCATCTAGATTTGTCTGGGGCGGATTTTCGCGGTGTCGATGGCCGGGGAGTGAGTTTTGTTGGGGCGATTTTAACCCAAGCGGATTTTACTAGCGCTAATCTGTCCGGGGCAGATCTGTCGGCAACCGATTTAGAGGAAGCAATTTTTTTCGGGGCGATTTTACGCGGAACAAATTTTACTGATGCCAATCTTCTTTGTGCTAGTTTAGCCTCGGCAGTAACCCCGGGGGCAATTTTCGATCGAGCTTGTTTAGAAGGGACAGGATTAACCTAA
- a CDS encoding GlsB/YeaQ/YmgE family stress response membrane protein, giving the protein MINVISWMILGFIAGAIAKAIYPGRQGGGIFATTLLGIIGAFVGGTLLNLLQTGSFALGSSSLSIPGIFVAIIGAILFIFLWGLVTKLLPR; this is encoded by the coding sequence ATGATTAATGTCATTTCTTGGATGATTTTGGGCTTTATTGCTGGTGCGATCGCAAAAGCTATTTATCCTGGGCGACAGGGGGGTGGTATTTTTGCCACGACTTTGCTAGGAATTATCGGGGCTTTTGTGGGGGGAACCCTGTTAAATTTGCTTCAAACTGGCAGTTTTGCCCTAGGGAGTTCTAGCTTGAGCATACCGGGTATTTTTGTGGCTATTATCGGGGCAATCCTGTTTATTTTCCTCTGGGGATTAGTTACCAAACTCCTTCCTCGCTAA
- a CDS encoding amidase, with the protein MSDELLQKSALELAQLIRTKQISPLELTHLYLDRIEKFDCQIGSFVHVAGESALATASAQTEQLSQITDTAELPPFFGVPTAIKDLNAVAGMPVSYGVAALQGNIAQYDEGIVTRMKMAGFILLGKTATSQLGSFPYTENPGFLPTRNPFNRDYTAGGSSGGAAAAVAAGFCPIAQGSDGGGSIRTPAGCCGLVGIKPSRGRVSYAPVGEFQSGIATNGTLSKTVADGAALLTVISGYTTGDPYWLPDPPFSFLEATQRGVKPLRIAFSTSISPFGEAASVYKNAVIETAKILEDMGHHLTEYSPDLQALIAPFRRIWQAGTAAAAIPRELLSPLNQWLLDNSGSAGEYLQAVRQMHVISRQIVAMFDNFDVLLLPIFLHQPPGIGEWENLPPEETINKMISWIAPSPIANASGLPAIALPTGVDSQGLPVAIQLVGKPADEITLLGLSAQLEAANPFGLMANFN; encoded by the coding sequence ATGAGTGATGAATTATTGCAAAAATCTGCCCTAGAATTAGCCCAACTGATTCGCACTAAACAAATCTCCCCCCTAGAATTAACCCATTTATACCTCGATAGAATTGAGAAATTTGACTGTCAAATCGGTAGTTTTGTCCATGTCGCCGGGGAAAGCGCCCTAGCAACCGCGAGCGCCCAAACGGAACAATTAAGTCAAATCACCGATACTGCCGAATTACCGCCTTTTTTTGGAGTTCCCACCGCCATTAAAGACTTAAATGCCGTCGCCGGAATGCCGGTTAGTTACGGAGTCGCCGCTTTACAGGGAAATATTGCCCAATACGACGAAGGAATCGTCACCAGAATGAAAATGGCGGGTTTTATCCTTCTGGGCAAAACTGCCACTTCCCAGCTAGGGTCCTTTCCCTACACCGAAAATCCGGGTTTTTTGCCGACTCGTAACCCCTTCAACCGCGATTATACCGCAGGAGGTTCCAGTGGCGGTGCGGCGGCGGCGGTAGCGGCGGGTTTCTGCCCGATTGCCCAGGGTTCCGACGGTGGCGGTTCCATTCGTACTCCGGCGGGTTGTTGCGGTTTGGTGGGGATAAAACCCAGTCGCGGGCGCGTTTCCTATGCCCCGGTGGGGGAATTTCAAAGCGGTATCGCCACTAACGGCACTCTTTCTAAGACGGTGGCAGATGGGGCGGCGCTGCTTACCGTGATTTCGGGCTATACGACGGGCGATCCCTACTGGCTACCCGATCCGCCCTTTTCTTTTCTAGAAGCCACTCAGAGAGGCGTAAAACCCCTGAGAATCGCTTTTTCTACTTCCATATCCCCCTTCGGCGAAGCGGCTTCCGTCTATAAAAATGCTGTGATCGAGACGGCTAAAATTTTAGAGGACATGGGGCATCACTTAACGGAGTATTCTCCCGATTTACAGGCTTTAATCGCTCCTTTTCGCCGTATTTGGCAAGCGGGGACGGCAGCGGCGGCAATTCCCAGGGAGTTATTAAGTCCCCTGAACCAATGGTTATTAGACAATTCTGGCAGCGCTGGGGAATACCTGCAAGCGGTGCGGCAGATGCACGTTATTTCGCGGCAAATTGTGGCGATGTTTGATAATTTTGATGTCTTACTTTTGCCAATTTTTCTACATCAACCCCCCGGAATTGGTGAGTGGGAAAATTTACCACCGGAAGAAACGATTAATAAGATGATTAGTTGGATTGCCCCTTCTCCGATTGCTAATGCGAGTGGTTTACCTGCGATTGCTTTACCCACGGGAGTGGATAGTCAGGGTTTACCCGTGGCAATTCAGTTAGTGGGCAAACCTGCCGATGAAATCACTTTGTTAGGTTTATCGGCACAATTAGAGGCAGCTAATCCTTTCGGTTTGATGGCTAATTTTAACTAG
- a CDS encoding ABC transporter substrate-binding protein, whose product MRPLRRLYRYLSLFCLCLLLTVGCQSTNSNLPRGDSDRLMIGTTLKPRSIDPADSYELAGLFIIYNLGETLYTYAEGTTNLKPLLATELPEISPDGLTYTIPVRRGVIFHDGTVFNAEAMKFSLERFIKNGGEPSFLLRDTIDKITATKEDEITIKLTRPFAAFPALLAYPGACAVSPKFYQIGEGKFKPEEFIGTGHYQLKAVTSDSFSLEAFDRYWGEPAKNKGVNVQIYLSNPANLFNGFQTGAVDIAYQSLLPPQVRKLRTEADQGKWQAIESSGAAINFMSVNLKSEPTDNILVRQAIASLVDRDLLNDRILQGQGIPLFSLIPTTFSESQPVFKERYGNHNIEQAKQLLKTAGYSQEKPAIVEVWHSSGSITSSTVAAVMKALAKRDLDNMIQFEPNSILGAAFFRNISRGLYTTALSNWYPDFLDADNYIYPFLDCAKGSPETGCEEGGSQSQGSFFYSQEMNQLIDQSRRESNPAKRKQIFGKIQEILADEVPYIPLWQTKEYAFARNGIRGVIINPSQTFPFWTIAKKS is encoded by the coding sequence ATGAGACCTTTACGCCGACTTTACCGCTATTTAAGTTTATTTTGCCTCTGTCTTCTTCTGACCGTGGGCTGTCAGTCCACTAATTCCAATTTACCCCGAGGGGATAGCGATCGCTTGATGATCGGGACAACCCTAAAACCACGCTCGATCGATCCTGCCGATAGTTATGAGTTAGCGGGACTTTTTATTATTTATAATCTCGGTGAAACTCTCTACACCTACGCGGAAGGAACCACTAATTTAAAGCCTCTCTTGGCCACGGAATTGCCCGAAATTAGCCCCGATGGTTTGACTTATACTATCCCAGTACGTCGAGGGGTTATTTTTCATGATGGCACGGTTTTTAACGCGGAGGCGATGAAGTTTTCCCTAGAAAGATTTATCAAAAATGGTGGTGAACCTTCCTTTCTTCTTCGGGATACAATTGATAAAATTACCGCTACAAAAGAAGACGAAATTACTATTAAACTAACCAGACCTTTTGCCGCCTTTCCCGCTCTTTTAGCTTACCCTGGAGCCTGTGCAGTTTCACCCAAATTTTATCAAATTGGCGAGGGTAAATTTAAACCCGAAGAATTTATCGGCACAGGACATTATCAATTAAAAGCAGTTACTAGCGATTCTTTTAGTTTAGAAGCCTTTGATCGCTATTGGGGAGAACCGGCCAAAAATAAGGGAGTTAATGTTCAAATTTATCTCTCTAATCCTGCCAATTTATTCAACGGTTTTCAGACGGGTGCGGTGGATATTGCCTATCAATCTTTACTCCCTCCTCAAGTGAGAAAACTACGCACAGAAGCAGACCAGGGAAAATGGCAAGCCATCGAATCTTCTGGGGCAGCAATTAACTTTATGAGCGTCAATCTCAAAAGTGAACCCACCGATAATATTTTAGTGCGACAAGCAATTGCTTCTCTAGTCGATCGAGATTTACTTAATGATCGCATTTTACAAGGTCAAGGCATCCCTCTTTTTAGTCTCATTCCTACTACTTTTTCCGAGTCACAACCGGTGTTTAAAGAGCGCTATGGCAACCATAATATAGAGCAAGCAAAACAATTACTAAAAACTGCTGGTTATAGTCAAGAAAAACCCGCGATTGTAGAAGTTTGGCACTCCTCCGGATCGATCACTTCCAGCACCGTGGCGGCGGTGATGAAAGCTCTAGCAAAACGGGATTTAGATAATATGATTCAATTTGAACCCAATAGTATCCTAGGAGCGGCATTTTTCCGTAATATTAGCCGGGGACTTTATACCACTGCTCTATCTAATTGGTATCCCGATTTTTTGGATGCAGATAACTATATTTATCCCTTTTTAGATTGTGCTAAAGGTTCCCCAGAAACTGGCTGCGAAGAAGGAGGATCGCAAAGTCAAGGCTCATTTTTTTATAGTCAAGAAATGAATCAATTAATCGACCAATCCCGTCGGGAAAGTAACCCAGCCAAAAGAAAGCAAATTTTTGGCAAAATTCAAGAAATTCTCGCCGATGAAGTTCCCTATATTCCCCTTTGGCAAACCAAGGAATACGCTTTTGCTCGCAATGGCATCAGGGGAGTTATCATCAATCCCAGTCAAACTTTTCCCTTCTGGACAATCGCCAAAAAATCCTGA
- a CDS encoding CsbD family protein — protein MSIEDKMKAAAKNVEGKVQSAAGELTGDEKMKAEGELKQLQAAAMNVAADVKDKAENLLEDMKNAAQDAIENIKDKIN, from the coding sequence ATGAGCATCGAAGACAAAATGAAAGCGGCTGCCAAAAATGTCGAGGGGAAAGTACAATCGGCTGCTGGAGAATTAACTGGCGACGAGAAAATGAAAGCAGAAGGAGAATTAAAGCAGCTACAAGCAGCGGCAATGAACGTGGCAGCTGATGTCAAAGATAAGGCAGAAAATTTGTTGGAGGACATGAAAAACGCCGCCCAGGACGCAATCGAAAACATCAAAGACAAAATTAACTGA
- a CDS encoding FkbM family methyltransferase, whose protein sequence is MIAKKITFSNGLECYYSSSKEETEYIFSEIFTERQYEGHDIVIKEGDVIFDVGANIGLFSIFVKGVEPTAKVFAFEPISPTFEVLQKNIHLHSLEDVVLFNCGLSSENNRAKIFTFYPNMSANSTTKPEDTLAELEDIKVDQNSQKIENLFEEFFQEKEQVVCEVKTLSSVINELGIDSIDLLKIDVEGEEYEVFQSIEAKDWPKIKQIVAEIHDQKGRLKQISQMLADNGFKIQLEKRELLPSTFVDIFHLYAVR, encoded by the coding sequence GTGATAGCCAAAAAAATTACTTTTTCTAATGGATTAGAATGTTACTACAGTAGTAGCAAAGAGGAAACAGAATACATTTTTTCGGAAATATTTACTGAAAGGCAATATGAAGGGCATGATATTGTCATCAAAGAAGGCGATGTGATCTTTGATGTTGGAGCCAATATCGGTCTATTCTCTATTTTTGTCAAGGGAGTTGAACCAACAGCAAAAGTTTTCGCCTTTGAGCCAATCAGTCCAACTTTTGAGGTTTTGCAAAAAAATATTCATTTGCATTCTTTAGAGGATGTTGTTTTATTTAACTGTGGATTAAGTTCAGAAAATAACCGAGCAAAAATCTTTACTTTTTATCCTAATATGTCTGCTAATTCAACCACAAAGCCAGAGGATACCTTGGCTGAATTAGAAGATATTAAAGTCGATCAGAATTCCCAAAAAATAGAAAATTTGTTTGAAGAGTTTTTCCAAGAAAAAGAACAAGTAGTCTGTGAAGTAAAAACTCTATCCTCCGTAATTAATGAACTCGGTATCGACTCCATCGATTTATTGAAAATTGACGTGGAAGGAGAAGAATACGAAGTATTTCAAAGCATCGAAGCTAAAGACTGGCCAAAAATTAAGCAAATAGTGGCTGAAATTCACGATCAGAAGGGACGCTTAAAGCAAATAAGCCAAATGCTGGCAGATAACGGCTTCAAAATTCAACTAGAAAAAAGAGAACTGTTACCTTCGACATTCGTGGATATTTTCCATTTATACGCTGTGCGTTAG